From a region of the Notolabrus celidotus isolate fNotCel1 chromosome 14, fNotCel1.pri, whole genome shotgun sequence genome:
- the tbrg1 gene encoding transforming growth factor beta regulator 1 isoform X1, giving the protein MLAFSQFTIRLANVKWNNAMKRTEGSTGGDVNNPKHELQLGVYCRLTEIIFPMESLNTFESEMEADGQGNYSLFPALDSIASLSGSGETLESEPPSEIAEKPNLTWLDAAQIVLEEAGRPMHIKEIKQRIIDRGLVQSNAKSSLEAVMYRETQKGSRRFKRIENRNGVFALLTDEERQQALQAFTAQSFLGSPQQNTLSSSGSGASGPAFPSPTSSSEHKTKMKRGPRKNLNEKYRLKYLRLRKAARAMIFENAALCDEVAHLEEKFLRAKEERRFLLKSLLQYQSFSEGELMPTPSLSSAAPPVASTPGAAGGSGLSGGHNHVSAGPTVEEGSLKKPKKERKERGRENGKEELPKKVSKKRKLADGSRKLVQPIPLDSCGRPVFPIVLGGLTVYSLGEIITDRMLFHDECAIYPVGFCSTRVFASMKNPEQQCLYTCQIKDGGTGPQFEIVPEEDPQNAIVASSALTCHSNLLKAIASASSRTMAPIVPSGADFFGFSHPTIQNLIQSCPGARKCSNYRWIRFDVCRPGDGQVPHSLSEDDASVNFEAYQRHQGFDENIKTEHSTGQMAQSPSSSHQHHLISTMKPSASYFSA; this is encoded by the exons ATGTTAGCGTTTAGTCAATTTACAATCCGGTTAGCAAATGTGAAGTGGAACAATGCtatgaagaggactgaaggttCCACTGGGGGAGACGTAAACAATCCGAAGCACGAACTGCAACTAGGGGTCTACTGTCGTTTGACGGAG ATTATTTTTCCGATGGAGTCACTCAACACTTTCGAGTCTGAGATGGAGGCTGATGGGCAGGGGAACTATtctctgtttcctgctctgGACAGCATCGCAAGTCTGTCTGGAAGCGGTGAAACTTTGGAGAG TGAACCACCAAGTGAAATTGCAGAGAAGCCAAACCTCACATGGCTCGATGCTGCACAG ATTGTATTGGAAGAAGCAGGACGTCCCATGCACATAAAGGAAATTAAACAAAGAATCATTGACAGGGGACTTGTTCAATCCAA TGCAAAATCGAGCCTGGAGGCAGTCATGTACCGTGAG ACACAAAAAGGAAGCAGGAGATTCAAGAGGATTGAGAACAGAAACGGAGTCTTTGCATTGCTG ACTGATGAGGAGCGGCAGCAGGCCCTGCAGGCCTTCACTGCCCAGTCTTTCCTCGGCTCTCCACAGCAGAATACCCTCTCCAGTTCTGGATCAGGTGCCTCAGGCCCTGCATTTCCATCTCCAACAAGTTCTTCAGAGCATAAGACCAAGATGAAGAGAGGTCCaagaaaaaatctaaatgaaaaGTACAGACTCAAGTACCTTCGACTGCGTAAAGCTGCCCGTGCCATGATATTT GAGAATGCAGCTCTCTGTGATGAAGTCGCTCACTTAGAGGAAAAATTTTTGAGAGCAAAGGAGGAGCGGAG GTTTTTACTGAAGTCACTGTTGCAGTACCAGTCTTTTTCGGAGGGAGAGTTAATGCCAACACCTAGCTTAAGCTCAGCTGCTCCACCTGTGGCATCGACCCCAGGTGCTGCTGGAGGCTCAGGCCTATCTGGGGGGCATAACCATGTATCAGCGGGGCCAACAGTGGAAGAGGGGTCTCTTAAGAAACccaaaaaggaaaggaaagagcgAGGCAGGGAAAATGGAAAAGAGGAAC TTCCAAAGAAGGTTTCTAAGAAAAGAAAGCTGGCAGACGGTTCTCGAAAGCTGGTGCAGCCCATTCCCCTGGACTCCTGTGGCCGCCCTGTCTTCCCCATCGTACTGGGGGGGTTAACAGTATATAGTCTTGGAGAG atcatcacagacagaatgtTGTTCCATGATGAGTGTGCCATCTACCCGGTGGGCTTCTGCAGCACTCGAGTCTTTGCCAGCATGAAAAACCCTGAGCAGCAGTGCCTCTACACCTGCCAGATCAAGGACGGGGGAACAGGCCCACAG TTTGAGATTGTGCCTGAGGAAGACCCTCAGAATGCCATTGTGGCCTCCTCTGCTCTGACGTGCCACTCCAACCTTCTGAAGGCCATTGCATCAGCCAG TTCCAGGACTATGGCCCCAATTGTGCCATCAGGAGCAGACTTCTTTGGCTTCTCACATCCAACCATCCAGAATCTTATTCAGAGTTGCCCTGGAGCACGGAAATGTAGCAA ctACCGATGGATACGTTTTGATGTGTGTCGCCCCGGGGATGGCCAAGTGCCTCACAGCCTATCAGAGGATGATGCCTCCGTCAACTTCGAGGCATACCAGAGACACCAGGGGTTTGATGAGAACATCAAGACGGAGCATTCAACAG GGCAGATGGCGCAGTCTCCTAGCTCCTCACATCAGCACCACCTAATCTCCACCATGAAGCCTTCTGCCTCATATTTCAGTGCCTGA
- the mmp20a gene encoding matrix metalloproteinase-20: MKLFWLWILGLGSLMLVEILSLPIDQDQQPRPEDVQLAESYLSRFYNLNPRGRVSGRRIRSTSAMDDKIREMQNFFGLQETSRLDAETLNVMKEPRCGVPDIDNYSFYPGRPKWKNLTITYMIAKYTPDMKKEEVEESYHSALKMWSDEAPLSFIKVNRGKADIVLTFARGTHGDFYPFDGPRGVLAHAFQPGEGMGGDVHFDEDETWTAGKQGYSLFAVAAHELGHSLGLTHSRDPSAIMYPNYRYRSNTQYSLSKDDVLGIQALYGKPTRKEENQQAPKKCDPNFSFDAAVMIADEIVFFKNRYMWMRTTQTTYWNRLKESPSSVFLPSISSHVDAAYDIPAKGVAYIFTGHKYWVVQQLRMKSQAGSIYEYGFSPRVRQVDAAVHIAEYGKTIFFIGEVYYSYDEHRRKMDPGFPKLIQSDWPGIPRRVDAAFKLQGSIFILSGAKSYQYDFRKKRVVNVISGNSWLGC; the protein is encoded by the exons ATGAAGTTGTTCTGGCTGTGGATACTTGGTTTGGGCTCTCTGATGCTGGTGGAAATTTTGAGTCTACCCATCGATCAGGATCAGCAGCCGCGGCCTGAAGATGTGCAGCTGGCTGAG AGCTACCTGAGCAGGTTTTACAACCTGAACCCCAGAGGAAGAGTGTCAGGAAGACGGATCAGGTCCACATCAGCCATGGATGACAAGATCAGAGAGATGCAAAACTTCTTTGGTCTCCAGGAGACAAGTCGTCTGGACGCTGAGACCCTGAATGTGATGAAGGAGCCGAGGTGTGGCGTTCCAGATATAGATAACTACAGTTTTTACCCTGGAAGGCCTAAATGGAAGAACCTCACCATCACATACAT GATTGCAAAATACACTCCTGAtatgaagaaagaagaagtggaGGAATCCTACCATTCAGCTCTCAAGATGTGGAGTGATGAAGCACCGCTCAGTTTCATCAAAGTCAACCGTGGCAAAGCTGATATAGTTTTGACCTTCGCCCGTGGAA CTCATGGAGATTTCTATCCCTTTGACGGACCTCGAGGTGTGCTGGCTCACGCTTTTCAGCCAGGAGAGGGGATGGGAGGAGACGTGCACTTTGATGAGGATGAAACATGGACGGCAGGGAAGCAAG GTTACAGTCTGTTTGCTGTTGCAGCTCATGAGCTTGGCCACTCACTGGGTTTGACCCACTCCAGAGACCCCTCCGCTATCATGTACCCCAATTACAGATATCGCAGCAATACACAGTACTCGCTGTCAAAAGACGATGTGCTTGGGATTCAAGCACTGTATG GAAAACCAacgagaaaagaagaaaaccaaCAAGCCCCTAAAAAGTGTGACCCAAACTTTTCTTTTGATGCAGCAGTCATGATAGCAGATGAgattgtgttctttaaaaacag GTACATGTGGATGAGAACGACACAGACGACTTACTGGAATCGCCTGAAGGAGAGCCCCAGCAGCGTGTTTTTACCCAGCATCAGTTCTCATGTTGATGCTGCTTATGACATCCCTGCCAAAGGCGTGGCGTACATATTCACTG GTCATAAGTACTGGGTGGTTCAACAGCTCAGGATGAAAAGTCAAGCTGGTTCCATCTATGAATACGGCTTCTCCCCCAGAGTCCGGCAGGTTGACGCGGCCGTGCATATCGCCGAGTATGGGAAAACAATCTTCTTCATTGGAGAGGTTTATTACAG TTATGATGAGCACAGGAGGAAGATGGACCCTGGCTTCCCCAAACTCATCCAATCTGACTGGCCTGGAATCCCCAGAAGGGTCGATGCTGCCTTCAAGTTACAGG GGAGCATCTTCATCCTCAGTGGAGCAAAATCCTATCAGTATGACTTCAGAAAAAAACGGGTGGTGAATGTAATCTCAGGCAATTCTTGGCTTGGATGCTGA
- the tbrg1 gene encoding transforming growth factor beta regulator 1 isoform X2 translates to MLAFSQFTIRLANVKWNNAMKRTEGSTGGDVNNPKHELQLGVYCRLTEIIFPMESLNTFESEMEADGQGNYSLFPALDSIASLSGSGETLESEPPSEIAEKPNLTWLDAAQIVLEEAGRPMHIKEIKQRIIDRGLVQSNAKSSLEAVMYRETQKGSRRFKRIENRNGVFALLTDEERQQALQAFTAQSFLGSPQQNTLSSSGSGASGPAFPSPTSSSEHKTKMKRGPRKNLNEKYRLKYLRLRKAARAMIFENAALCDEVAHLEEKFLRAKEERRFLLKSLLQYQSFSEGELMPTPSLSSAAPPVASTPGAAGGSGLSGGHNHVSAGPTVEEGSLKKPKKERKERGRENGKEELPKKVSKKRKLADGSRKLVQPIPLDSCGRPVFPIVLGGLTVYSLGEIITDRMLFHDECAIYPVGFCSTRVFASMKNPEQQCLYTCQIKDGGTGPQFEIVPEEDPQNAIVASSALTCHSNLLKAIASASSRTMAPIVPSGADFFGFSHPTIQNLIQSCPGARKCSNYRWIRFDVCRPGDGQVPHSLSEDDASVNFEAYQRHQGFDENIKTEHSTDGAVS, encoded by the exons ATGTTAGCGTTTAGTCAATTTACAATCCGGTTAGCAAATGTGAAGTGGAACAATGCtatgaagaggactgaaggttCCACTGGGGGAGACGTAAACAATCCGAAGCACGAACTGCAACTAGGGGTCTACTGTCGTTTGACGGAG ATTATTTTTCCGATGGAGTCACTCAACACTTTCGAGTCTGAGATGGAGGCTGATGGGCAGGGGAACTATtctctgtttcctgctctgGACAGCATCGCAAGTCTGTCTGGAAGCGGTGAAACTTTGGAGAG TGAACCACCAAGTGAAATTGCAGAGAAGCCAAACCTCACATGGCTCGATGCTGCACAG ATTGTATTGGAAGAAGCAGGACGTCCCATGCACATAAAGGAAATTAAACAAAGAATCATTGACAGGGGACTTGTTCAATCCAA TGCAAAATCGAGCCTGGAGGCAGTCATGTACCGTGAG ACACAAAAAGGAAGCAGGAGATTCAAGAGGATTGAGAACAGAAACGGAGTCTTTGCATTGCTG ACTGATGAGGAGCGGCAGCAGGCCCTGCAGGCCTTCACTGCCCAGTCTTTCCTCGGCTCTCCACAGCAGAATACCCTCTCCAGTTCTGGATCAGGTGCCTCAGGCCCTGCATTTCCATCTCCAACAAGTTCTTCAGAGCATAAGACCAAGATGAAGAGAGGTCCaagaaaaaatctaaatgaaaaGTACAGACTCAAGTACCTTCGACTGCGTAAAGCTGCCCGTGCCATGATATTT GAGAATGCAGCTCTCTGTGATGAAGTCGCTCACTTAGAGGAAAAATTTTTGAGAGCAAAGGAGGAGCGGAG GTTTTTACTGAAGTCACTGTTGCAGTACCAGTCTTTTTCGGAGGGAGAGTTAATGCCAACACCTAGCTTAAGCTCAGCTGCTCCACCTGTGGCATCGACCCCAGGTGCTGCTGGAGGCTCAGGCCTATCTGGGGGGCATAACCATGTATCAGCGGGGCCAACAGTGGAAGAGGGGTCTCTTAAGAAACccaaaaaggaaaggaaagagcgAGGCAGGGAAAATGGAAAAGAGGAAC TTCCAAAGAAGGTTTCTAAGAAAAGAAAGCTGGCAGACGGTTCTCGAAAGCTGGTGCAGCCCATTCCCCTGGACTCCTGTGGCCGCCCTGTCTTCCCCATCGTACTGGGGGGGTTAACAGTATATAGTCTTGGAGAG atcatcacagacagaatgtTGTTCCATGATGAGTGTGCCATCTACCCGGTGGGCTTCTGCAGCACTCGAGTCTTTGCCAGCATGAAAAACCCTGAGCAGCAGTGCCTCTACACCTGCCAGATCAAGGACGGGGGAACAGGCCCACAG TTTGAGATTGTGCCTGAGGAAGACCCTCAGAATGCCATTGTGGCCTCCTCTGCTCTGACGTGCCACTCCAACCTTCTGAAGGCCATTGCATCAGCCAG TTCCAGGACTATGGCCCCAATTGTGCCATCAGGAGCAGACTTCTTTGGCTTCTCACATCCAACCATCCAGAATCTTATTCAGAGTTGCCCTGGAGCACGGAAATGTAGCAA ctACCGATGGATACGTTTTGATGTGTGTCGCCCCGGGGATGGCCAAGTGCCTCACAGCCTATCAGAGGATGATGCCTCCGTCAACTTCGAGGCATACCAGAGACACCAGGGGTTTGATGAGAACATCAAGACGGAGCATTCAACAG ATGGCGCAGTCTCCTAG
- the siae gene encoding sialate O-acetylesterase: protein MAGSLCVVFILLLSYHGSHGILRFASYYGDHMVLQKSPERAVLWGYGPEGAQVTLLLSGPIKQKASAVNVKEGIWHVTLDPVKAGGPYNVTVVTESGNATLMDVLFGDIWLCGGQSNMQFNMTQVFNSSEELAIAEEYPHVRVFMAALKQSTVELADLVDVEIPWSVPSKDSVAGFSAVCWLFGRYMYKNLQYPIGLVESCWGGTPIEVWSSSRALQKCGLLDVFEELEGPQLNSVLWNAMIHPLLNMTIKGALWYQGERNANYHQDKYNCSFPTMIDDWRMAFHEGSGGQTAPDFPFGFVQLSTYQRGTMNEGFPNIRWHQTADKGYVPNAQMQRTFMAVALDLPDKTSPYGTIHPRDKQDVAFRLTLGARAVAYHEKGVPFLGPFPEQILYSGFYVYINYDQTISYTSSNYTFEICCSLDPAQCGPQSQWVPSPITQWSPTTLKLRTYLCPLPAVVTAVRYAWRDWPCDFKACPIYSANKVLPAPPFLIHLRPGNI, encoded by the exons ATGGCTGgatctctgtgtgttgttttcataCTTCTACTTTCTTATCACGGCTCAC ATGGGATCCTGCGCTTTGCCTCTTACTATGGAGACCACATGGTGCTGCAGAAGTCTCCAGAGAGAGCAGTTCTTTGGGGCTACGGCCCTGAAGGTGCTCAGGTCACCCTCCTTTTGTCAGGACCAATAAAACAGAAAGCCTCAGCTGTAAATGTGAAAGAAG GTATCTGGCACGTCACTCTTGATCCTGTTAAAGCTGGTGGTCCGTACAATGTGACAGTAGTCACTGAGAGCGGCAATGCCACTCTGATGGATGTGCTATTTGGAGACATATGGCTGTGTGGAGGGCAGAGCAACATGCAGTTTAATATGACACAG GTTTTCAATTCATCAGAGGAGCTGGCCATTGCAGAGGAATACCCTCATGTGAGGGTTTTTATGGCAGCCTTGAAACAAAGTACAGTGGAGCTTGCTGACTTGGTTGACGTGGAAATTCCCTGGTCTGTGCCTTCAAAAG ACTCTGTGGCTGGGTTCTCAGCAGTGTGCTGGCTCTTTGGACGTTACATGTACAAGAACCTGCAGTACCCTATAGGACTGGTGGAGTCCTGTTGGGGGGGAACACCTATCGAAGTCTGGTCATCATCAAGGGCACTGCAGAAGTGTGGACTGCTGGATGTGTTTGAAGAGCTTGAGGG TCCTCAACTTAATTCTGTGTTGTGGAATGCAATGATTCATCCACTGCTTAACATGACTATTAAAGGAGCCCTCTGGTACCAAG GTGAAAGAAATGCAAACTATCATCAAGATAAGTACAACTGTTCCTTCCCTACTATGATTGACGACTGGAGGATGGCGTTTCATGAGGGCTCAGGGGGACAGACAGCTCCTGACTTCCCCTTTGGATTTGTCCAG CTGTCCACGTACCAAAGAGGCACCATGAATGAAGGCTTTCCAAACATCCGCTGGCATCAAACAGCAGACAAGGGTTATGTCCCTAATGCTCAGATGCAGAGAACCTTCATGGCAGTGGCTTTGGATTTACCAGATAAAACCTCACCCTACGGCAC gaTCCATCCCAGAGATAAGCAGGATGTAGCCTTCAGGCTGACATTAGGAGCAAGGGCAGTGGCTTATCATGAGAAGGGCGTGCCCTTCCTTGGACCTTTCCCAGAACAAATTCTGTACAGTGGATTTTATGTCTACATTAACTATGACCAAACAATCTCTTACACTTCATCTAATTACACCTTTGAG ATCTGTTGCTCTCTGGATCCAGCTCAATGTGGGCCTCAGTCTCAATGGGTTCCATCTCCGATCACACAATGGAGCCCAACCACTCTCAAGTTACGTACATACCTGTGTCCACTTCCAGCTGTGGTTACCGCCGTTCGGTATGCGTGGAGAGACTGGCCCTGTGATTTCAAAGCCTGTCCAATCTACAGTGCCAATAAGGTTTTGCCTGCTCCTCCTTTCTTAATCCACCTCCGGCCTGGAAATATCTGA
- the LOC117824958 gene encoding collagenase 3-like: protein MYLASFCMVLLGCLALGHAAPTVAPTVSPEDENLAEDYLSSFYADIGVTNATSRRILRRNYTEDLESMQAFFGLEVTGVLNNETVEMMKAPRCGVSDISRYAHFAGKPRWLKRLITYRITQYSPDLTQPQVDATIAQAFQLYSDVTPLNFKQIRSGTADIMILFKGGYHGDFYPFDGRGGVLAHANSPGRDQGGDTHFDDDETWTLTQRGVNLLLVAAHEFGHALGLDHSRDRSALMFPTYQYVNTNGYKLPDDDKRGVQALYGSRNPEPTTAPKPKPPPRPEPEPEPEEPTEDPNPDPLPNPGNEQCSRDLVFDAATSIRGDLFFFKNGYYWRKSSSFQGIRLTKVSTKWSRINTVDAAFEVPQKDAVYLFEGRQYWGIRAYAKTIMTGYPKPLTNLGLPSTVNKVDGAVYVPTTRKTLIFVNNQYWSYDEGRNQMDYGYPRYIRTDFPGVGSKVDAVFENYGYLYFSNGPRQSEYYLPYKRVMRVLLNYGWLNCY from the exons ATGTATCTTGCTAGTTTTTGTATGGTTCTGTTAGGATGTTTAGCCCTGGGTCATGCAGCACCTACAGTCGCTCCAACAGTATCACCCGAGGATGAAAATCTGGCAGAG GATTACCTCTCTTCATTCTACGCTGATATTGGGGTGACAAACGCCACATCTCGAAGAATCTTAAGGAGAAATTACACTGAGGATCTAGAATCCATGCAGGCTTTCTTTGGCCTAGAG GTGACTGGTGTCCTGAACAATGAAACGGTTGAGATGATGAAGGCACCCAGGTGTGGTGTGTCAGACATCAGCCGTTATGCACACTTTGCTGGGAAACCCAGATGGCTGAAAAGGCTGATTACGTACAG GATCACTCAGTACTCTCCAGATCTGACCCAGCCACAGGTGGATGCAACCATCGCCCAGGCCTTCCAGCTCTACAGCGATGTTACCCCCCTGAACTTTAAACAGATCCGCTCTGGCACTGCAGACATCATGATCCTCTTCAAGGGTGGAT ATCACGGGGACTTTTACCCTTTTGATGGGAGAGGGGGAGTCTTGGCTCATGCCAACTCTCCAGGAAGGGATCAGGGAGGGGACACGCactttgatgatgatgaaaccTGGACTCTCACCCAAAGAG GTGTGAATCTGCTGCTGGTGGCAGCCCATGAGTTTGGCCATGCTCTGGGCCTGGATCACTCCAGGGACAGAAGTGCACTCATGTTCCCTACTTATCAATATGTCAACACAAATGGATATAAGCTGCCAGATGATGACAAGCGAGGAGTTCAAGCCCTATATG GTAGCCGTAACCCAGAACCCACAACAGCACCAAAACCCAAGCCACCTCCTCGCCCagagcctgaaccagaaccagaggaACCAACAGAAGATCCCAACCCAGACCCTCTGCCTAACCCTGGAAATGAGCAGTGCAGCCGTGACCTTGTGTTTGACGCTGCCACCTCAATCAGGGGAGACCTGTTCTTCTTCAAAAATGG aTACTACTGGAGGAAAAGTTCAAGCTTTCAAGGCATCCGTTTAACCAAAGTGAGCACAAAATGGTCAAGAATCAACACTGTTGATGCTGCGTTTGAGGTCCCACAAAAGGATGCGGTGTATCTATTTGAAG GTCGTCAATACTGGGGCATAAGAGCTTACGCAAAGACAATCATGACAGGCTATCCAAAGCCTCTCACCAACCTTGGCCTCCCTTCTACAGTCAATAAGGTGGATGGAGCTGTTTATGTGCCAACTACTAGAAAAACTCTAATTTTTGTGAATAACCAGTACTGGAG CTATGATGAGGGCAGGAACCAAATGGACTATGGGTACCCGCGATACATCAGAACAGATTTCCCTGGCGTAGGCTCCAAAGTAGATGCAGTCTTTGAAAACTATG GATATCTTTATTTCTCAAATGGACCCAGACAGAGTGAGTACTACCTGCCCTACAAGAGAGTGATGCGTGTACTGCTCAACTACGGCTGGCTCAACTGCTACTGA